In Symmachiella dynata, the following are encoded in one genomic region:
- a CDS encoding Maf family protein — translation MKRVILASRSPRRRELLAHLVAEESIQVLPPSSADEAGFEGLRDWASIESQLLNIAREKCDDVCGQLADSGAAYDLVVAADTVGVCGGEDGDLVVLGQPPQDSRWQETVAGWFRDYYFGREHTVLTGLCVADASGARVERIAATQVAMVAEDDELLNWYLTTDEPHGKAGGYAIQGAGSMFVESISGSLSNVIGLPLEVLREILNEQNR, via the coding sequence ATGAAACGTGTGATTCTCGCGTCCCGTTCCCCACGCCGTCGAGAACTGTTGGCGCATCTCGTTGCGGAAGAGTCCATTCAGGTTCTGCCGCCGAGCAGCGCCGATGAAGCTGGGTTTGAAGGGTTGCGGGATTGGGCGTCGATCGAATCTCAGTTGCTCAATATCGCCCGCGAGAAATGTGACGACGTTTGCGGGCAATTAGCCGATTCCGGCGCAGCTTATGATCTGGTCGTGGCGGCCGATACGGTTGGAGTTTGCGGCGGTGAAGACGGAGACCTTGTGGTGCTCGGCCAGCCACCGCAGGATTCGCGTTGGCAGGAGACGGTCGCCGGGTGGTTTCGCGATTATTATTTCGGCCGCGAACATACGGTGCTCACAGGGTTGTGCGTGGCAGATGCCAGCGGCGCGCGAGTCGAACGGATCGCCGCGACACAGGTCGCTATGGTCGCAGAAGATGACGAACTGTTAAACTGGTATCTCACCACCGATGAACCGCACGGCAAAGCAGGTGGGTATGCCATTCAAGGGGCCGGCAGCATGTTCGTGGAATCCATTTCCGGCAGCCTGAGCAATGTTATCGGTTTGCCGTTGGAAGTGTTGCGGGAAATTTTGAACGAACAAAACCGCTAA
- a CDS encoding tRNA dihydrouridine synthase yields the protein MKTADQHPLNAQPATVSSDSRPFGDEDPRICIGGRTMESRYFLSPLAGYTHLAFRQVVRELGGLGLATTDLVLANQLSHKSRKSMELIATNAADRPLSVQIYGGVNEELVRAARWLEDQGYEGIDLNMGCPMAKITGNGGGARLMCDVDNASRAVSAVIEAVAIPVTVKMRLGWDREHITAPMLARAFEQLGVAAITIHGRTRQQGFHGNVQLEGIRETVAAVQRIPVIGNGDVRTVADAIAMRRITGCAAVAIGRGALMDPWIFHRLQRVNMGDSSVWEPPAEAQIEFLERHFRLMLQQHGEAMSCLMFRKFAAWNGARLGIPEDLEDRLRRFESEAEFGEIVEQIRQRHGERKNPRPTAEVRVPNGPVERW from the coding sequence ATGAAAACGGCAGACCAACATCCACTCAATGCGCAACCAGCGACGGTTTCATCCGACTCGCGACCGTTCGGCGATGAAGATCCGCGGATTTGCATTGGCGGACGGACGATGGAATCGCGGTATTTTCTGTCGCCGCTGGCGGGTTATACGCATCTGGCCTTTCGGCAAGTCGTACGCGAACTGGGCGGGTTGGGTTTAGCGACGACCGATTTGGTACTCGCCAATCAACTCAGCCACAAAAGCCGTAAGTCGATGGAACTGATTGCCACCAACGCTGCGGACCGTCCGTTGTCGGTGCAGATTTACGGTGGTGTGAACGAAGAACTTGTCCGGGCAGCGCGGTGGTTAGAAGATCAAGGTTACGAGGGAATCGACCTCAACATGGGGTGTCCCATGGCCAAGATCACCGGCAATGGCGGCGGTGCACGGTTGATGTGCGACGTCGACAACGCCAGTCGTGCGGTGTCGGCCGTGATCGAAGCGGTCGCGATTCCCGTGACGGTGAAAATGCGACTCGGCTGGGATCGGGAGCACATCACCGCACCGATGTTGGCACGGGCGTTTGAACAATTGGGCGTGGCGGCGATCACCATTCATGGCCGTACGCGACAGCAAGGGTTTCACGGGAATGTGCAGCTGGAGGGGATTCGCGAAACGGTGGCGGCGGTCCAGCGGATTCCGGTGATCGGCAACGGCGACGTGCGGACCGTCGCCGATGCGATTGCTATGCGGCGAATCACCGGATGCGCTGCTGTGGCGATCGGCCGTGGTGCGCTCATGGATCCTTGGATATTTCATCGACTCCAGCGAGTCAACATGGGAGACTCAAGTGTCTGGGAACCACCGGCCGAAGCGCAGATCGAATTCCTGGAACGGCATTTTCGGCTGATGTTGCAGCAGCATGGTGAGGCGATGAGCTGTTTGATGTTTCGCAAGTTTGCCGCTTGGAATGGTGCCCGTCTGGGAATTCCCGAAGACTTGGAAGACCGTCTGCGACGGTTTGAGTCGGAGGCCGAGTTTGGCGAGATTGTGGAGCAGATTCGTCAGCGACACGGCGAACGCAAAAACCCGCGCCCCACGGCCGAAGTCCGCGTTCCCAATGGACCCGTGGAGCGATGGTAG